In Gemmatimonadota bacterium, a single genomic region encodes these proteins:
- a CDS encoding histidine phosphatase family protein — MRRRSFLPLASLLLAALPSLLAPLAVGAQSDATVVYLVRHAERAEDGTSDPVISLPGWDRSRLLAEMLADAGLTNIHTTDLRRTRATGRPTAEAQGLDMDLYDPRDLSAFADRLRGMPGRHLVLGHSNTTPQLVSLLGGEPGDPIEELEYDRLYIVTLGDEGASTVLIRFGSPFEG, encoded by the coding sequence ATGCGTCGTCGCTCTTTCCTCCCCCTCGCGAGCCTTCTACTCGCCGCTCTGCCCAGTTTGCTGGCCCCCCTCGCGGTGGGCGCCCAGTCCGACGCGACGGTCGTCTACCTGGTGCGACACGCCGAGCGCGCCGAGGACGGCACGAGCGACCCGGTCATCTCTCTCCCGGGATGGGATCGGTCTCGGCTCCTCGCCGAGATGCTGGCCGACGCCGGATTGACGAACATCCACACCACAGACTTGCGACGCACCCGAGCCACGGGGCGGCCGACCGCGGAGGCCCAGGGCCTCGACATGGACCTCTACGATCCGAGGGATCTTTCTGCGTTCGCCGACCGGCTTCGGGGAATGCCAGGGAGGCACCTCGTACTCGGCCACAGCAACACCACGCCCCAACTGGTGTCCCTCCTTGGAGGCGAGCCCGGAGACCCCATCGAAGAGTTGGAGTACGACCGCCTCTACATCGTCACGCTCGGCGACGAAGGCGCGAGCACGGTGCTCATTCGCTTCGGTAGCCCCTTCGAGGGGTGA